The nucleotide sequence GGCCTTGGCACCCTCGACCGTGTACTTCTCCTCGTACAGCAGGTGCTTCACCAGCGAGATCAGCCGGATCTCCTTGCGCTGATAGACGCGGTTGCCCGACCGGTTCTTGGACGGGTTCAGCACCTGGAACTGCGTTTCCCAGTAGCGCAGCACGTGCGGCTTCAGACCGACCAGCTCACACACCTCGCTGATCGCGTAGTACTCCTTCTGAGCGACCGGCTTCTCGCGCAGCGCAGCACTTGCACGCTCCGCCGCCTGCCGCGCGTACTCCGTATCCAGCACCTCGAAGCGGGACTCGTCGTCCGTCGTGTCGTCGGCGACCACGTCGTCGGCCAGGGTGTCAGCGGCCGCGGCATCGGCCGGCGCGTCAGCAGATGCGGTCGCGTTGCCAACGTCCGCAGTGGCCTGCGCCGTATCCGCGTCTCCCGTGGCATCCACGGCATCGACCGCACCGGCATCGTCCACGTCATTCGAGGCGAGCGACGTCGCCGCGCCGGCATCGTTCCCTGGTTCGGCTTCATCGCGCCCGGCTGCCGCGGGCGTTGCCTCCGCATGCGGCGCAGCACTCGCCTCGGATGTCGCCGCACCCTGCCCTGCGTCCTGGCCGGCCTCGTCCGATCCCGCGGCGTCCCTCCCGGACTCCACGCCAGCGTGCGCATGGCCCGCGTCACCCGCATCCGCGCGTTCTGCAGCGGCCTGCGGATCGCCGCCTTCCTTTTCCCACGGAAACAGCACGTCCGGATCGTTCATCGCCACAGCTCCGGCTTAGGGTCGCGCAGCATCAGGGATTCGACCGCTTCGGCCGGCGGCCGGTTCTCGAACAGCACCTCGTGCACCGCGGAGGCGATCGGCATCTCGACGCGCGTGCGCTGCGCGAGGGCGTGTGTGGCCCGCGTCGTCGCGACGCCCTCGGCCACCATGGTCATCTCGCCGAGCACCTCCTCCAGCGTACGGCCCTTGCCGATCTCCATGCCGACGTGGCGGTTCCGGCTGAGGCCACCCGTGCACGTCAGGATCAGGTCGCCCATTCCGGCCAGCCCGCTGAGTGTGAGCGGGTTGGCGCCCAGCT is from Longimicrobiales bacterium and encodes:
- a CDS encoding MerR family transcriptional regulator, producing the protein MNDPDVLFPWEKEGGDPQAAAERADAGDAGHAHAGVESGRDAAGSDEAGQDAGQGAATSEASAAPHAEATPAAAGRDEAEPGNDAGAATSLASNDVDDAGAVDAVDATGDADTAQATADVGNATASADAPADAAAADTLADDVVADDTTDDESRFEVLDTEYARQAAERASAALREKPVAQKEYYAISEVCELVGLKPHVLRYWETQFQVLNPSKNRSGNRVYQRKEIRLISLVKHLLYEEKYTVEGAKA